One stretch of Commensalibacter melissae DNA includes these proteins:
- the nuoN gene encoding NADH-quinone oxidoreductase subunit NuoN produces MNWTLAIPEIVLTIGGLIILLFGALQKKENSFFPSAIFSTAIFIAAGFLTLTNANGLAYYGLFVNDEFSRYMKLLVLIAGLLTIILSLDFNKKNKTTYFEFIALIIFSTVGAMVMVSSNNLMSLYLGLELSSLSLYILCAIDRNNPLSAESGIKYFILGSVASAILLYGISMLYGAAGSMEYNNVHKAIAAANYNNIGFVVGLVFVLIGICFKISAVPFHMWTPDVYQGAPTPVTTFLSTSPKFAAFALFLRLMSGPFGTLSYQWQFLIEVISLLSIIIGSIGAISQLNIKRMMAYSSVAHMGYAMVGLAAGNSNGVLGTIIYLTTYLFMNVGTFAVITSMTRKGKVVENINDLAGLGKSDPGIAVAMAIFMFSMAGVPPLAGFFGKFMVFWAAIQMHLYVLATVGIVASVLSAFFYLRIVKIIFMDKSHGQLDHRSLSISFMSFGMSALTVIFIIFMGPMMHVGRIAAKSLFN; encoded by the coding sequence ATGAATTGGACGCTTGCTATTCCAGAAATTGTATTAACAATTGGTGGTCTTATTATATTGTTATTCGGGGCGCTGCAAAAAAAGGAAAATTCCTTTTTTCCCTCTGCCATTTTTTCCACGGCAATATTTATTGCCGCGGGATTTTTAACGTTAACCAATGCAAATGGGTTGGCATATTACGGGTTATTTGTAAATGATGAATTTTCCCGTTACATGAAATTGCTGGTTCTTATTGCAGGTTTATTAACAATTATTTTGTCCTTGGATTTTAATAAAAAAAATAAAACAACATATTTTGAATTTATAGCGTTGATAATTTTTTCCACGGTCGGTGCAATGGTTATGGTCTCATCCAATAATCTTATGAGCCTGTATCTTGGACTGGAGTTATCTTCGTTATCTTTATATATTTTATGTGCAATTGATCGTAACAATCCGTTATCAGCTGAATCTGGGATTAAATATTTCATTTTGGGATCAGTCGCGTCTGCAATTTTACTTTATGGTATTTCTATGCTTTATGGCGCAGCTGGAAGTATGGAATATAACAATGTTCATAAAGCCATTGCAGCGGCAAATTATAATAATATAGGTTTTGTCGTGGGACTGGTTTTTGTTTTAATCGGAATATGCTTTAAAATTTCTGCAGTACCTTTTCATATGTGGACACCGGATGTTTATCAAGGTGCTCCCACGCCTGTTACAACCTTTCTTTCGACGTCGCCAAAATTTGCAGCTTTTGCATTATTTTTACGGTTAATGTCGGGACCTTTTGGAACCTTATCCTATCAATGGCAGTTTTTGATTGAAGTTATATCATTGTTATCCATAATTATTGGAAGTATTGGTGCTATATCACAATTAAATATTAAAAGAATGATGGCATATTCTTCAGTTGCACATATGGGATATGCAATGGTTGGATTAGCCGCAGGAAATTCAAATGGTGTTTTGGGAACGATCATTTACTTGACAACTTATCTTTTCATGAATGTCGGAACTTTTGCCGTGATTACATCTATGACGCGAAAAGGTAAGGTTGTAGAAAACATAAATGATTTGGCCGGACTTGGTAAAAGTGATCCGGGCATAGCGGTTGCTATGGCAATTTTCATGTTTAGTATGGCAGGTGTTCCGCCACTTGCAGGATTCTTTGGTAAATTTATGGTTTTTTGGGCAGCTATTCAGATGCATTTATATGTACTTGCAACAGTTGGAATTGTTGCCAGCGTTTTAAGTGCTTTTTTCTATCTTAGGATTGTCAAGATCATCTTCATGGATAAATCTCATGGACAACTTGATCATCGTTCATTATCAATTTCTTTTATGTCCTTTGGTATGAGCGCGTTAACGGTAATTTTTATCATATTTATGGGCCCAATGATGCATGTTGGACGCATTGCAGCTAAATCTTTGTTTAATTAA
- a CDS encoding biotin--[acetyl-CoA-carboxylase] ligase yields MEKRSFWKFEHYSTLSSTNDHCIEIARSGNKTDLAVLADSQSSPRGSRGRKWIEPQGNLAFSLLYWPRSSNIKLNWIPFVAALSLYDAVRFYSKVDHELFIKWPNDLLYKNRKIGGILIESNISKTSHLEWLVMGFGVNINSYPDLNRKLGCLKDFVTKPPLAKELSKKIIYYFDYWINFLTNDQEKIIREAWIEKSIPLNSKLTVNLQQNSWEGIYCGIDEHGLLLLQTVKEMRSFSTGEVFWLDNSQDC; encoded by the coding sequence GTGGAAAAAAGAAGTTTCTGGAAATTTGAACATTATTCCACGTTATCGTCTACCAATGATCACTGCATTGAGATTGCCAGATCAGGAAATAAAACCGATCTGGCTGTTTTGGCTGACTCTCAGTCATCACCACGGGGAAGCCGTGGGCGCAAATGGATCGAGCCTCAGGGTAATTTAGCCTTTTCTTTATTATATTGGCCAAGATCATCGAATATAAAATTGAATTGGATTCCATTTGTTGCAGCATTGTCTCTTTATGATGCTGTAAGATTTTACAGCAAAGTCGATCATGAATTATTTATTAAATGGCCTAATGATCTATTGTATAAAAACAGGAAAATTGGTGGAATTCTAATTGAAAGCAATATTTCCAAGACCAGTCATTTAGAATGGTTGGTTATGGGTTTTGGTGTCAATATCAATAGTTATCCTGATTTGAATAGAAAATTGGGTTGTTTAAAAGATTTTGTAACTAAACCACCCTTAGCAAAAGAGTTATCAAAGAAAATTATATATTATTTTGATTATTGGATAAATTTTTTAACAAATGATCAGGAAAAAATTATACGTGAGGCATGGATAGAGAAATCAATACCTTTAAATTCAAAATTAACTGTAAATTTACAGCAAAATAGTTGGGAAGGAATTTATTGTGGTATTGATGAACATGGGTTACTATTATTACAAACTGTAAAGGAAATGCGAAGTTTCTCTACGGGTGAAGTTTTTTGGTTAGATAATTCTCAGGATTGTTAA
- a CDS encoding type III pantothenate kinase, translating into MLMVIDAGNTNVVFAIHNGEKWVGSWRMSTIPNHTSDEYAATLLILLQARGIKTHQIDNIIIGTVVPPILYQLRLLCRQWFGVEPLIASSDLDWGFKILIDNPYEVGVDRLLNGLAAHTLFGGPLIVVDLGTATTFDVIDEKGNYCGGIISPGLTLSLESLHKAAARLPKIGITKPISVIGKETVNAMRSGIYWGYIGLIEGIIKRIGAEANCSYRVIGTGGLASLLAEGTDIFEKISLELTLEGLRLLANRNKTS; encoded by the coding sequence GTGTTAATGGTCATTGATGCGGGCAATACCAATGTTGTATTTGCTATACATAATGGTGAAAAATGGGTGGGTTCATGGCGAATGAGTACTATTCCCAACCATACATCAGATGAATACGCCGCGACATTACTTATTTTACTGCAAGCACGTGGGATAAAAACTCATCAGATTGACAACATTATCATTGGTACTGTTGTTCCTCCGATTTTATATCAATTGAGATTATTGTGTCGACAATGGTTTGGCGTCGAACCTCTTATCGCTTCATCTGATCTGGATTGGGGATTCAAAATTTTAATTGATAATCCTTATGAAGTGGGTGTTGATCGTTTGCTAAATGGCCTAGCAGCTCATACTCTATTTGGGGGTCCTTTAATTGTTGTGGATCTAGGGACAGCCACAACATTTGATGTTATTGATGAAAAAGGAAATTATTGCGGAGGAATTATTTCACCCGGTCTCACTTTATCTTTGGAATCTCTACATAAAGCCGCAGCTCGATTACCAAAGATCGGTATAACGAAACCTATTTCCGTGATAGGTAAAGAAACAGTTAACGCAATGCGATCAGGTATATATTGGGGATATATAGGTCTTATTGAGGGTATCATAAAAAGGATTGGAGCCGAAGCTAATTGTTCCTATCGCGTTATAGGAACAGGCGGATTGGCATCCTTATTGGCAGAAGGTACCGATATTTTTGAAAAAATTAGTCTGGAATTAACGTTAGAAGGATTAAGATTGCTTGCAAATCGTAATAAAACATCATAG
- a CDS encoding ribonuclease J, translating into MNETANDFAFLPLGGTGEIGMNFNLYRLNGSWLAFDCGIGFSGNDMPEADILVPDPEFIIRYKDSLLGLVITHAHEDHIGAITYLWEALECPIYATSFAASIIRRKLREANLLNDVTIHLIDIGARIRIGEFDLEFIPVTHSIPEAQSVVIRTPYGTVLHTGDWKFDPDPVIGHPTNLSKFAEIGDEGVLAMICDSTNAIVRRAPESEGAVRKSMVDLIANIRGRVAVTCFASNVSRIETIAYAAKQANRPVVIIGRSLQNIEIAARENGYFRGIPPFYTEQNMNEIDQENVVFIITGSQGEERSALTRISYDTHQHISFGVGDTVIYSSRTIPGNELAIMRVQDNLVRRGVRVITSVDHLVHVSGHASHDEVTELYKLVKPKYGIPVHGEWVHLNAQAEIAKSCNSEPILLEDGDIIQLAPGPTKIVNSVPYGRLTVDGNRLLSIDGNVLAARRRMLYNGVIVASFAVDDEGMLLSDPNISAPGLLDQYDDCDLIIDNFADAIEQLPRTVRLNDEELIDKSKSILRRILGRKLGKKPLIEVHVIRL; encoded by the coding sequence ATGAATGAAACTGCAAACGATTTTGCCTTTCTTCCCTTAGGAGGAACAGGTGAAATTGGTATGAATTTTAATTTATATCGTCTTAATGGGTCATGGCTTGCATTTGATTGTGGCATTGGTTTTAGTGGTAACGACATGCCGGAAGCCGATATTCTGGTGCCTGATCCTGAGTTCATCATTCGATATAAAGATAGTTTGTTAGGATTGGTTATCACTCACGCACATGAAGATCATATCGGTGCGATAACATATCTTTGGGAAGCATTGGAGTGTCCAATCTATGCAACATCGTTTGCCGCTTCAATTATTAGAAGAAAATTGAGAGAGGCTAACTTACTGAATGATGTCACAATTCATCTGATTGATATTGGAGCCCGTATCAGAATTGGGGAATTTGATCTGGAATTTATACCTGTAACGCATTCTATACCTGAAGCACAAAGTGTTGTAATTCGCACTCCTTATGGAACAGTATTACATACAGGTGACTGGAAATTCGATCCTGATCCTGTAATAGGTCATCCAACAAATCTTTCAAAATTTGCCGAGATAGGTGATGAAGGTGTTTTGGCAATGATTTGTGATAGTACGAATGCGATTGTCAGACGTGCGCCTGAATCAGAGGGTGCAGTCAGAAAAAGCATGGTTGATCTTATTGCTAATATCAGGGGAAGAGTTGCAGTAACTTGTTTCGCAAGTAATGTTTCAAGGATCGAAACCATTGCTTATGCAGCAAAACAGGCCAATCGCCCTGTGGTAATTATTGGCCGCTCTTTGCAGAATATTGAAATTGCAGCACGTGAAAATGGATATTTTCGGGGTATTCCTCCGTTTTATACGGAACAGAATATGAATGAAATTGATCAGGAAAATGTTGTATTCATTATTACGGGAAGTCAAGGGGAGGAAAGATCAGCCTTAACTCGTATTTCCTATGATACACATCAACATATATCTTTTGGTGTTGGAGATACTGTTATTTACAGCAGTCGTACAATTCCAGGTAATGAATTGGCAATCATGCGTGTACAGGATAATCTGGTGCGTCGCGGGGTCAGGGTAATAACATCCGTAGATCATTTGGTTCATGTTTCAGGACATGCCAGTCATGATGAAGTTACAGAATTATATAAACTGGTAAAACCAAAATACGGTATTCCTGTTCATGGTGAGTGGGTTCATTTGAATGCACAGGCGGAAATTGCCAAGTCTTGTAACTCTGAACCTATCCTGCTTGAGGATGGAGATATCATTCAATTGGCACCAGGACCAACCAAAATTGTAAATAGTGTACCTTATGGCCGCTTGACGGTTGATGGAAATAGGCTTTTATCTATAGATGGGAACGTATTGGCAGCACGTCGACGCATGCTTTATAACGGTGTTATTGTTGCAAGTTTTGCAGTGGATGATGAGGGTATGTTGTTGAGTGATCCAAATATAAGCGCGCCCGGTTTACTGGATCAGTATGATGATTGTGATCTGATTATTGATAATTTTGCCGATGCAATTGAACAATTGCCAAGAACAGTTCGGTTGAATGACGAAGAATTAATTGACAAATCGAAATCAATACTAAGACGTATTCTGGGGCGTAAGCTTGGTAAAAAACCGCTTATCGAGGTTCACGTCATACGGTTGTGA
- the proS gene encoding proline--tRNA ligase — protein MRLSSSFLPTLKEDPAEAQIISHRLMLRTGMVRQMSSGIYAWLPLGLRVLDNISRIVREEQNAINAQEVLMPTLQSADLWKRSGRYDAYGPEMLRIVDRHKRDLLYGPTNEEMITDIFGQFIKSYKELPQLLYQIQWKFRDEIRPRFGVMRGREFYMKDGYSFDLNYEDAVVTYHKMMLSYLRTFQRIGVKAIPMLADTGPIGGDLSHEFIILAPTGESGIYFDSDFTEQNWLEMPVDINDKESLAAFFQRMTRFYAATDEKHDQNEWQKVPESRRCEGRGIEVGQIFYFGTKYTEAMNVSVIGPDSDKINPHMGSYGIGVSRLVGAIIESSHDDQGIIWPDAIAPFKAVIINLGLKNQACKDACEALYKMDQEQLLYDDRDERAGVKFADADLIGHPWQIIIGPRGIGNNVVEIKRRETGERMEVSIEQVMHYISSYQR, from the coding sequence ATGCGTCTATCGTCCAGTTTTCTTCCAACTTTAAAAGAAGATCCAGCTGAAGCTCAAATTATCTCTCATCGTCTCATGTTAAGAACAGGGATGGTTCGGCAAATGTCTTCTGGCATTTATGCATGGCTGCCCTTGGGCTTGAGAGTTCTTGACAATATATCGAGAATTGTGAGGGAAGAACAAAATGCTATCAATGCACAGGAAGTTTTGATGCCAACTTTGCAATCGGCGGATTTATGGAAACGTTCTGGGCGTTATGATGCTTATGGACCGGAAATGCTTCGTATTGTTGATCGTCACAAACGTGATCTTTTATATGGTCCCACGAATGAAGAAATGATAACGGATATATTTGGACAATTTATAAAATCCTATAAAGAACTTCCACAGCTTTTATACCAAATTCAGTGGAAGTTCAGGGATGAAATTCGTCCACGTTTCGGTGTGATGCGCGGACGGGAATTCTATATGAAAGATGGATACAGTTTTGATCTTAATTATGAAGATGCCGTTGTAACCTATCATAAAATGATGCTTTCTTATCTCAGGACATTTCAAAGAATTGGTGTAAAAGCAATTCCAATGTTGGCTGATACAGGTCCGATAGGTGGAGACTTAAGTCATGAATTTATTATTTTGGCACCTACGGGTGAAAGCGGGATCTATTTTGATTCTGATTTCACGGAACAGAACTGGCTTGAAATGCCGGTTGATATAAATGATAAGGAATCCTTGGCCGCTTTCTTCCAACGTATGACACGATTTTATGCCGCCACTGATGAAAAACATGATCAGAATGAGTGGCAAAAAGTTCCAGAATCCAGACGCTGTGAAGGACGTGGAATTGAGGTAGGTCAAATCTTCTATTTTGGAACAAAATATACAGAAGCAATGAATGTTTCTGTGATAGGACCTGATAGTGACAAAATAAATCCTCACATGGGTTCTTACGGTATTGGGGTTTCCCGTCTTGTCGGGGCAATAATTGAATCATCACATGATGATCAGGGGATAATATGGCCAGATGCTATTGCTCCTTTCAAAGCCGTGATTATTAATTTGGGATTGAAGAATCAAGCTTGTAAGGATGCTTGTGAAGCATTGTATAAAATGGATCAAGAACAGTTGTTATATGATGATCGTGATGAACGGGCTGGAGTGAAATTTGCAGATGCTGATTTGATAGGGCACCCTTGGCAAATTATTATCGGTCCAAGAGGGATAGGTAATAATGTTGTCGAGATTAAACGTCGTGAAACCGGCGAAAGAATGGAAGTATCTATAGAACAGGTGATGCATTATATTTCCTCTTATCAAAGGTAA
- a CDS encoding lipoprotein-releasing ABC transporter permease subunit, whose protein sequence is MFGSFERMVAKRYLRARKGERFVSIIAIFSLIGIALGVGTLIVVMAVMNGFKADLLGRILGLNGDLSVYSQSYDGPTSLRGYNNLSNRIEQMSYITSAIPFIEGQVLINAGNFNSGGMVRGMTASGLKKLKIISKTLDPTVLKQFQGDDVIIIGETLAEQANLGVGSRLTLISPKGSATVMGNIPRIKSYRIIGIFDSGMHEYNSSYVFLPMRAAQKYFQLDDEVTGIQIFSNDSTHIQAVTHQLENSFRNDNLKFVDWTQSNNAFFGAVQVEQNVMFLILALIILVAAFNVISSLIMMVKDKTRDIAILRTMGASRGAIMRIFLMCGASVGVTGTLIGTVLGILFCKNIEHIRQGLQKITGTNLFNPEVYYLEHLPAKLDWSDVIQVVSMALFLSLLATLYPSWKAAKTDPVEALRNE, encoded by the coding sequence ATGTTTGGCTCTTTTGAAAGAATGGTTGCAAAACGATATCTTCGTGCAAGAAAAGGTGAGCGTTTTGTTTCAATAATAGCTATTTTTTCATTAATAGGAATAGCCTTGGGAGTTGGAACATTAATAGTCGTTATGGCTGTCATGAATGGTTTCAAGGCTGATTTATTGGGACGTATACTAGGCTTGAATGGAGATTTGAGTGTATACAGTCAATCTTATGATGGGCCAACCTCTTTAAGGGGATATAATAATTTATCCAACAGAATTGAACAAATGTCTTATATTACATCAGCCATTCCCTTTATTGAAGGACAAGTGTTGATAAATGCTGGAAATTTCAACTCTGGTGGAATGGTTAGGGGAATGACAGCTTCTGGTTTGAAAAAACTTAAAATCATTAGCAAAACTCTCGATCCAACAGTTTTGAAACAATTTCAAGGCGATGATGTCATCATTATTGGTGAAACTCTTGCTGAGCAAGCAAATCTGGGAGTTGGTTCAAGGTTAACTTTAATTTCACCTAAAGGGTCCGCAACAGTAATGGGTAATATTCCCAGAATCAAATCCTATAGAATTATTGGTATTTTTGATTCTGGTATGCATGAATATAATTCCAGTTATGTTTTTTTACCGATGCGGGCAGCACAGAAATATTTTCAGCTTGATGATGAGGTAACAGGGATCCAGATATTCTCGAATGATTCAACCCATATTCAAGCTGTTACGCATCAACTTGAGAATTCGTTTAGAAATGATAATCTGAAATTTGTCGATTGGACTCAGAGCAACAATGCTTTTTTTGGAGCAGTGCAAGTTGAACAGAATGTGATGTTTCTTATTCTGGCGTTAATTATCTTGGTTGCTGCTTTTAATGTCATATCCTCTTTGATTATGATGGTCAAGGATAAAACACGTGATATTGCCATACTTAGAACCATGGGGGCATCACGTGGTGCGATAATGCGGATATTCCTGATGTGCGGGGCATCTGTTGGGGTAACAGGAACACTGATAGGAACTGTATTGGGAATTTTATTTTGTAAAAATATAGAACATATACGTCAGGGTTTGCAAAAAATCACGGGAACAAATCTATTTAATCCTGAGGTTTATTATCTTGAACATTTGCCGGCTAAGTTAGATTGGTCAGATGTGATACAGGTTGTGTCAATGGCTCTGTTCCTTTCTTTACTGGCGACATTATACCCATCTTGGAAAGCAGCAAAAACGGATCCAGTTGAGGCATTGAGAAATGAATAA
- a CDS encoding ABC transporter ATP-binding protein, which yields MNNQVVLQLDKISHAYKNGDENLQILHNADFTLNHGEIVALIAPSGTGKSTLLHIAGLLEKPQKGEIIIQDRKSSRLNDRERTQLRLNSIGFVYQFHHLLAEFTALENVLIPQLMARGSKTKAVNIGRDWLKKFGLGHRFDHYPGKLSGGEKQRVAIARALVNSPKILLADEPTGNLDEKNSEHVFNLLLQVVRSEGLTALIVTHNHCLATKMDRIVTLHEGKIIPCHL from the coding sequence ATGAATAATCAAGTTGTCCTCCAGTTAGATAAAATTTCACATGCCTATAAAAATGGTGATGAGAACCTTCAAATTTTGCACAATGCTGATTTTACGCTCAACCATGGTGAAATTGTTGCCCTGATTGCTCCTTCTGGTACGGGTAAATCAACCTTGTTGCATATTGCTGGATTGCTTGAAAAACCCCAAAAGGGCGAAATTATTATTCAAGATCGAAAATCATCCAGATTGAATGATCGGGAAAGAACGCAATTAAGATTAAATTCAATAGGATTTGTTTATCAGTTTCATCATTTGCTTGCTGAATTTACTGCCTTGGAAAATGTTTTGATACCACAATTGATGGCAAGGGGTTCTAAAACGAAAGCGGTAAATATAGGTAGAGACTGGTTAAAGAAATTTGGTCTTGGTCATCGTTTCGATCATTACCCAGGAAAGTTGTCTGGTGGAGAGAAACAGCGGGTCGCAATTGCACGGGCTCTGGTAAATTCACCAAAAATTCTATTGGCGGATGAACCAACGGGAAATTTAGATGAAAAGAATTCCGAGCATGTTTTTAATTTGCTGTTACAGGTTGTACGTAGTGAAGGTTTGACGGCTTTGATCGTTACTCATAATCATTGCCTAGCCACCAAAATGGATCGGATTGTTACCTTGCATGAAGGCAAAATAATTCCTTGTCATTTATAA